The Flavobacterium praedii genome window below encodes:
- a CDS encoding DEAD/DEAH box helicase encodes MSFQSLGLSDALLKAVSKKGYTTPSPIQQKAIPPVLEGKDVLASAQTGTGKTAGFTLPILQLLSQGKHLSHRPIRALILTPTRELAAQILANIKEYSEFLDIRSTVIFGGVNQNPQVSQLRQGVDILVATPGRLIDLQNQGLITLSKVEILVLDEADRMLDMGFLRDIERILKVLPTKRQNLMFSATFSKDIKKLAMGILHNPVHVEATPENTTVEAITQKVYPVAKEKKTELIIKLITEGKWQQILVFTRTKQGANKLTESMISAGIKAAAIHGNKGQGARTKALAGFKNGSLTALVATDIAARGLDIPLLPHVINFELPNIPEDYVHRIGRTGRAGASGEAISLFSPDETVFLRDIEKLVGLKLPRETIKGFEPDPNASTEPIKQGQGRQQRNSTPKKTTTTTSSRTGNNSFGPRRPSQNNDRRSTK; translated from the coding sequence ATGTCATTTCAATCATTAGGCTTATCTGATGCTCTATTAAAAGCAGTCAGCAAAAAAGGATATACAACTCCTTCTCCAATACAACAAAAAGCAATTCCACCAGTCTTAGAAGGCAAAGATGTATTAGCATCCGCACAAACGGGAACAGGAAAAACAGCTGGTTTTACATTACCCATATTACAATTATTATCCCAAGGAAAACATTTAAGTCACAGACCAATTCGTGCCTTAATTTTGACACCTACAAGAGAATTAGCCGCTCAAATATTAGCGAATATAAAAGAATACAGCGAATTTTTAGACATACGCAGCACAGTCATTTTTGGTGGTGTAAATCAAAACCCACAAGTGAGTCAATTGCGTCAAGGTGTTGATATTTTAGTAGCAACTCCTGGTCGATTAATTGATTTACAAAATCAAGGTTTAATTACTCTTTCAAAAGTAGAAATCTTAGTTTTAGATGAAGCGGATCGTATGCTAGATATGGGTTTCTTGAGAGATATCGAACGCATTCTAAAAGTTTTGCCTACCAAAAGACAAAACTTGATGTTTTCGGCAACCTTCTCCAAAGACATCAAGAAATTGGCAATGGGCATTTTGCACAATCCAGTTCATGTAGAAGCAACTCCAGAAAACACAACGGTGGAAGCTATTACTCAAAAAGTATATCCTGTTGCAAAAGAGAAAAAAACAGAACTGATCATTAAACTAATTACAGAAGGAAAATGGCAACAAATATTGGTGTTTACCCGTACCAAACAAGGTGCCAACAAACTGACTGAAAGCATGATTAGTGCTGGAATTAAAGCAGCAGCAATACATGGAAATAAAGGCCAAGGTGCTCGAACAAAAGCCCTAGCTGGTTTCAAAAACGGAAGCCTAACCGCATTGGTCGCTACAGATATTGCAGCTCGAGGTTTGGATATTCCGTTATTACCGCATGTTATTAATTTTGAATTGCCTAATATCCCCGAAGATTACGTTCACCGAATTGGAAGAACCGGAAGAGCTGGAGCAAGTGGAGAAGCTATTTCATTGTTTAGTCCAGACGAAACTGTTTTTTTACGCGATATAGAAAAATTGGTTGGTCTGAAATTACCTAGAGAAACTATCAAAGGTTTTGAGCCGGACCCAAACGCATCTACCGAACCCATTAAACAAGGTCAAGGAAGACAGCAACGCAATTCGACTCCTAAAAAAACTACCACAACTACTTCTAGCAGAACTGGTAATAATAGCTTTGGACCAAGACGTCCTAGTCAAAATAACGACAGACGCTCTACTAAATAA